In one bacterium genomic region, the following are encoded:
- a CDS encoding DUF881 domain-containing protein, producing MSARPRGRVSGQQVVAAVVLLGIGFLFVVQFRASRFLSAQPEVPTRNVYALATLLRQEREVRLALERKVGEMQRRLAEYEQATAEGRTLTAAMSKELESLRVLAGLKPMKGPGIVVRLEDAKSNPAGSSPVVVTYQDLVSVINELWAAGVEAVAVNGQRVTATTGFGQVGGTVVVDLARLTGPFTIVALGDPATLEGALNIRGGMVEGLRALGMGITISRAGDLTVPAHRGAPKFEHSRPTE from the coding sequence ATGAGCGCGCGACCCCGCGGGCGTGTCAGCGGTCAGCAGGTAGTTGCGGCGGTGGTGCTGCTGGGAATCGGGTTCCTGTTCGTGGTTCAGTTCCGGGCCAGCCGGTTTCTGAGCGCACAGCCGGAGGTGCCTACCCGCAACGTGTACGCTCTGGCAACGCTGTTGCGGCAGGAGCGTGAGGTGCGGCTGGCGCTGGAGCGGAAGGTCGGCGAGATGCAGCGGCGTCTTGCGGAGTACGAGCAGGCCACCGCAGAGGGTCGTACCTTGACGGCGGCGATGAGCAAGGAACTGGAGAGCCTCCGCGTGCTCGCAGGGCTGAAGCCGATGAAGGGACCGGGGATCGTCGTGCGCCTGGAGGATGCCAAGAGCAACCCGGCAGGCAGTAGCCCGGTCGTGGTAACCTACCAGGACCTGGTGAGCGTCATCAACGAACTGTGGGCCGCCGGCGTGGAAGCCGTTGCCGTGAACGGTCAGCGGGTAACCGCCACCACCGGTTTCGGCCAGGTCGGAGGGACGGTGGTGGTAGACCTGGCGCGGCTCACGGGCCCGTTCACGATCGTGGCGCTGGGCGACCCCGCCACGCTGGAGGGTGCGCTCAACATCCGCGGCGGGATGGTGGAAGGCCTGCGGGCCCTGGGGATGGGCATCACAATCAGCCGGGCGGGCGATCTCACCGTCCCGGCCCACAGGGGCGCTCCCAAGTTCGAGCACTCCAGGCCCACTGAGTAG